One stretch of Meiothermus sp. QL-1 DNA includes these proteins:
- a CDS encoding branched-chain amino acid ABC transporter permease, translated as MDLSLTIQTALNGLANGALYAVIAAGFVLVYRATSVVNFAIAEFLLIGAYLTYTFSLFFPLLFAILLALPLAFAFGVLVERVFVRPLLGRNVVAVIMATIGLASALDGAALLIWGPEQKAMGAANVFQPPKEVPNLAFGLGGIFLSSKAVWSLVLALPLALLLIAMLKYSRYGVLLRAISESETAALALGINAPRVVAVAWGISAVMATVGGAFLAGAAGGGGPGHHLVLLGLVVFPVAILGGFDSVPGAVLAGLIIGVIEAFSQLYLESLLPGITQAIPFVIVLLVLLFRPYGLLGQHRIERV; from the coding sequence ATGGATTTATCCCTAACTATCCAAACGGCCCTCAACGGCCTGGCCAACGGCGCTTTGTACGCGGTCATAGCGGCAGGTTTTGTCCTGGTTTACCGTGCGACCAGCGTGGTCAACTTCGCCATCGCCGAGTTCCTGCTCATTGGGGCCTATCTCACCTACACCTTCTCGCTTTTCTTCCCGCTGCTGTTCGCCATCCTGCTGGCCTTGCCCCTGGCCTTCGCCTTCGGGGTGCTGGTGGAGCGGGTTTTTGTGCGGCCCCTTCTGGGGCGCAATGTGGTGGCGGTGATCATGGCCACCATCGGGCTGGCCTCGGCCCTGGACGGGGCCGCTTTGCTCATCTGGGGCCCAGAGCAGAAGGCCATGGGGGCGGCCAACGTCTTCCAGCCGCCCAAGGAGGTGCCCAACCTGGCCTTTGGCCTGGGGGGGATTTTCCTCTCCTCCAAAGCGGTCTGGAGCCTCGTTCTGGCCCTTCCGCTGGCCCTTCTGCTCATCGCCATGCTCAAGTACAGCCGCTATGGCGTTCTCCTGCGGGCCATCTCCGAAAGCGAGACCGCCGCTTTGGCCCTGGGCATCAATGCCCCGCGGGTGGTGGCGGTGGCCTGGGGCATCTCGGCGGTGATGGCCACCGTGGGCGGGGCCTTTCTGGCCGGGGCGGCTGGGGGCGGGGGGCCGGGGCACCACCTGGTCCTTTTGGGCCTGGTGGTCTTCCCGGTGGCCATTCTGGGGGGTTTTGACTCGGTGCCAGGGGCGGTCCTGGCCGGGCTTATCATCGGGGTGATTGAGGCCTTCTCGCAGCTTTACCTGGAGTCGCTCCTGCCCGGCATCACCCAGGCCATCCCCTTTGTGATCGTCTTGCTGGTGCTCTTGTTCCGGCCCTACGGCCTTTTGGGTCAGCACCGCATCGAGCGGGTGTAG
- the uraD gene encoding 2-oxo-4-hydroxy-4-carboxy-5-ureidoimidazoline decarboxylase — MTLDELNQLSREAFVARVGFVFEDSPWVADRAWAERPWPSLEALHQSMVRVVEAAPREAQLALIRAHPDLGSRARMAPASQAEQRGAGLDALSPAEYERIQALNQAYRERFGFPFILAVRGKGKQQVFAALEARLTNPPEAEFQTALREIYRIAYFRLADLLHQP, encoded by the coding sequence ATGACCCTGGACGAGCTCAACCAGCTTTCCCGGGAGGCCTTCGTGGCAAGGGTGGGCTTCGTCTTTGAAGACTCGCCCTGGGTCGCGGACCGGGCCTGGGCCGAGCGCCCCTGGCCCAGCCTGGAAGCCCTCCACCAGAGCATGGTGCGGGTGGTGGAGGCCGCCCCCCGGGAGGCCCAGCTTGCCCTGATCCGGGCCCACCCCGACCTGGGGAGCCGGGCGCGCATGGCCCCTGCCTCACAGGCCGAGCAGCGGGGGGCCGGTCTGGACGCGCTCTCCCCCGCGGAGTACGAGCGCATTCAGGCCCTGAACCAGGCCTACCGCGAGCGCTTTGGCTTTCCCTTCATCCTGGCGGTGCGGGGCAAGGGCAAGCAGCAGGTTTTCGCCGCCCTGGAAGCCCGGCTCACCAACCCCCCGGAGGCCGAGTTCCAAACCGCACTCAGGGAAATCTACCGCATCGCTTACTTCCGCCTCGCCGATCTGCTCCACCAGCCATGA
- the uraH gene encoding hydroxyisourate hydrolase encodes MARLTTHVLDTTHGRPAEGMRLELYRLSPSGERALLTAATTNPDGRTDQPLLAGESLPVGIYELVFYVADYFRARGLALPEPPFLGEVVIRFGLAEPKGHYHVPLLVSPFGYSTYRGS; translated from the coding sequence ATGGCCAGGCTCACCACCCACGTGCTCGACACCACCCACGGCCGCCCCGCAGAGGGCATGCGGCTCGAGCTCTACCGCCTTTCCCCCTCGGGTGAGCGCGCGCTGCTCACCGCCGCCACCACCAACCCCGACGGCCGCACCGACCAGCCCCTGCTGGCGGGCGAAAGCCTGCCGGTAGGCATCTACGAGCTGGTCTTCTATGTGGCCGACTACTTCCGGGCCCGGGGCCTGGCCCTGCCCGAACCCCCCTTTTTGGGGGAGGTGGTGATCCGCTTCGGTCTGGCCGAGCCCAAAGGGCACTACCACGTGCCCTTGCTGGTCTCGCCCTTCGGCTACAGCACCTACCGGGGGAGCTGA
- a CDS encoding ABC transporter substrate-binding protein yields MTRRQLLKAGIAASTVYSPWMIARAQARPVKLAAILPLTGAFAFAGNAALEAFRDFTDRVNDSGGIGGRRLELIVEDDGYDVARGTAVFNRIVQRESAEELVFVYGNSTGLSKALAPEITRLRLPYTATSFSNELADPNTYPTIFVFGPTYNDMAGALLQQIRLQRGRGARIFLCYSNSEFGRDPIPFIKERAARLGFQIVGEEITPLAIADATPIVTKLRQAQPDFVILHGYVLTVEPLVVRAAREQGVRATFMGTYYSAELALMQRAGPAADGFIVTYHNAYYYDATVPAVEQIRALRRAKGRDLSYRTTYYMGTWMAMDVITEAMRRAHAAGKLTRPGMIEALESLGDYNAGGQARNLRWVSRRLPYTRLWRANVRDGRFDAISDWIDGTRV; encoded by the coding sequence ATAACGCGTCGGCAACTACTCAAAGCAGGTATCGCTGCATCCACCGTCTACAGCCCCTGGATGATTGCCCGGGCCCAGGCCCGCCCGGTCAAGCTGGCGGCCATCCTTCCCCTGACGGGGGCCTTCGCCTTCGCAGGGAATGCTGCGCTGGAGGCTTTTCGCGACTTCACCGACCGGGTGAACGACAGCGGGGGGATTGGGGGGCGCAGGCTCGAGCTGATCGTGGAGGACGACGGTTACGACGTGGCCCGGGGCACGGCGGTCTTCAACCGCATCGTGCAGCGCGAGAGCGCGGAGGAGCTGGTCTTCGTGTACGGCAACTCCACCGGGCTTTCCAAGGCGCTGGCCCCGGAGATTACCCGGCTGCGCCTGCCCTACACCGCCACCTCCTTCTCCAACGAGCTGGCCGACCCCAACACCTACCCCACCATCTTCGTCTTTGGCCCCACCTACAACGATATGGCCGGGGCCCTTTTGCAGCAGATTCGCCTCCAGCGGGGTCGGGGGGCTAGGATCTTCCTCTGCTACTCCAACTCCGAGTTCGGCCGCGACCCCATCCCCTTTATCAAGGAGCGGGCGGCCCGGCTGGGCTTCCAGATCGTGGGGGAGGAGATTACCCCGCTGGCCATCGCCGATGCCACCCCCATCGTGACCAAGCTGCGCCAGGCCCAGCCCGATTTCGTAATCCTCCACGGCTACGTGCTCACGGTGGAGCCTTTGGTGGTGCGGGCGGCCCGCGAGCAGGGGGTGCGGGCCACCTTCATGGGCACCTACTACTCGGCCGAACTGGCCCTGATGCAGCGGGCGGGTCCAGCGGCCGATGGCTTCATCGTGACCTACCACAACGCCTACTACTACGACGCCACGGTGCCCGCAGTAGAGCAGATTCGGGCCCTGCGCCGCGCCAAAGGCCGCGACCTCTCTTACCGCACCACCTACTACATGGGCACCTGGATGGCCATGGACGTGATCACCGAGGCCATGCGCCGGGCCCACGCGGCGGGCAAGCTGACCCGGCCGGGCATGATCGAGGCCCTGGAAAGCCTGGGCGACTACAACGCCGGGGGTCAGGCCCGCAACCTGCGCTGGGTCAGCCGCCGGCTGCCCTACACCAGGCTCTGGCGGGCCAACGTGCGGGATGGCCGCTTCGACGCCATCAGCGACTGGATTGACGGCACCCGGGTCTAA
- a CDS encoding ABC transporter ATP-binding protein, whose amino-acid sequence MAEIQVENLKVVYRGVILALQGVSMRAGAGEAVALLGPNGAGKSTLVRAIAGLLPQYDGRVLDGRIRINAQETHHLPALRVAALGLTAILEGRPIFRYLTVLENLRAAGHRLSPERQKEITEEIFARFPRLYERRFEQGGYLSGGEQQMLLLGMALLTEPKILVVDEPSLGLSPKLTEEVMNVMDALRREKGLTLLLVEQNARAAFSVVERVYVMEQGRIVFEGTAQEAQADADVMEFYLGGAVAGGFAEAKRYRRRKRWV is encoded by the coding sequence ATGGCAGAAATACAGGTCGAGAACCTCAAGGTGGTCTACCGGGGGGTCATCCTGGCCCTGCAGGGGGTGAGCATGCGGGCCGGGGCTGGGGAGGCGGTGGCCTTGCTGGGCCCCAACGGGGCCGGCAAGAGCACCCTGGTGCGGGCCATCGCGGGCCTGCTGCCCCAGTACGACGGGCGGGTGCTGGACGGGCGGATTCGCATCAATGCCCAGGAGACCCACCACCTGCCGGCTTTGCGGGTGGCGGCGCTGGGGCTGACCGCCATCCTCGAGGGCCGCCCCATCTTCCGCTATCTCACCGTGCTGGAGAACCTGCGGGCTGCCGGGCACCGGCTTTCCCCCGAGCGGCAGAAGGAGATAACCGAGGAGATCTTCGCTCGCTTTCCCCGCCTTTACGAGCGCCGCTTTGAGCAGGGGGGGTATCTCTCAGGGGGCGAGCAGCAGATGCTCCTTCTGGGGATGGCCCTCCTCACCGAGCCCAAAATCCTGGTGGTGGACGAGCCCAGCCTGGGCCTCTCGCCCAAGCTCACCGAGGAGGTTATGAACGTGATGGACGCGCTGCGGCGGGAAAAGGGTCTGACCCTGCTGCTGGTAGAACAGAACGCCCGGGCGGCTTTTTCCGTTGTGGAGCGGGTCTATGTAATGGAGCAGGGGCGTATTGTCTTCGAAGGCACCGCGCAGGAGGCCCAGGCCGATGCCGACGTGATGGAGTTCTACCTGGGCGGGGCGGTGGCGGGCGGCTTTGCCGAGGCCAAGCGCTACCGTCGGAGGAAGCGGTGGGTATGA
- a CDS encoding ABC transporter ATP-binding protein, which produces MARVLLEAQDLHLSFRGVKALVGVSFSVAEGDLFAIIGPNGAGKTSLLNVLSGLYRPQRGRVVFLGEDLAGRSPQERVRMGLGRTFQNLELFRGMTVLDNVKLGAELAVGGYTDLLPRAPQEWRIRRHAEEVLDYLHLSPYRHMPAGALPYGLQKRVEVARALAGRPRLLLLDEPMAGLSLEEKQDLARFLLDARREWGVTLVLVEHDLKAVLELSTGVMVMSYGEVLYQGSPAGVRQDPRVAEAYLGRSA; this is translated from the coding sequence TTGGCTAGGGTGCTTCTGGAGGCCCAGGACCTCCACCTTTCCTTTCGTGGGGTGAAGGCCCTGGTGGGGGTGAGCTTCAGCGTGGCCGAGGGGGATTTGTTCGCGATTATCGGCCCCAACGGGGCGGGCAAGACCAGCCTGCTGAACGTGCTTTCCGGCCTCTACAGGCCGCAGCGGGGCCGGGTGGTTTTCCTGGGGGAGGACCTGGCGGGCAGAAGTCCCCAGGAGCGGGTGCGGATGGGGCTGGGGCGGACGTTTCAGAACCTCGAGCTCTTCCGCGGCATGACCGTGCTGGACAACGTCAAACTGGGGGCCGAGCTGGCCGTGGGAGGGTATACCGACCTGCTGCCGCGAGCCCCACAGGAGTGGCGGATTCGCCGTCACGCCGAGGAGGTGCTCGATTACCTGCACCTCTCGCCCTACCGCCACATGCCGGCCGGGGCCCTGCCCTACGGCCTGCAGAAGCGGGTGGAGGTGGCCCGGGCCCTGGCCGGACGGCCCCGGCTTTTGCTGCTTGATGAGCCCATGGCGGGGTTGAGCCTGGAGGAGAAACAGGACCTGGCCCGCTTTTTGCTCGACGCCAGGCGGGAGTGGGGGGTGACCCTGGTCCTGGTGGAGCACGACCTCAAAGCGGTGCTGGAGCTTTCCACCGGGGTGATGGTGATGTCGTACGGCGAGGTGCTCTACCAGGGCTCGCCGGCCGGGGTGCGCCAGGACCCGCGGGTGGCCGAGGCCTATCTGGGGAGGTCGGCGTGA
- a CDS encoding urate hydroxylase PuuD produces the protein MNILDQDRLRLVRWPWILALLALFALGLFLTLHNGWQAHAREWLGLVVRWLHIIYGIAWIGASFYFIFLENALERHGVRAELSGNLWAIHGGGIYYLEKYKTAPAELPRHLHWFKWDAYLTWVTGFLLLVIVYYAEPRAILLAPNSPLPGWAAILIAVGSLAIAWLVYAALCRTILLYRPALFLLVGGALVALAAYLMGQVFSGRGTFMHIGAMLGTIMAGNVFFVIIPSQKKLVRAAQKGEALDPGFVAWVQLRSRHNNYLTLPVLFTMIAHHFPTTYSHGANWLILLLLFGAGVAVRHFINVTEKEHKRTVVEGGAMPYLLVLAAALVLAAFYLTAPKPIQATQPVSFAEVQAIVRQHCHMCHAAKPTQPGFASAPGGVAFDTPEQIVAQAARIKQTTVDTNYMPLLLPGVPPLSEEDRAKLGAWVAQGARGP, from the coding sequence ATGAACATCCTCGACCAAGACCGACTGCGCCTGGTAAGGTGGCCCTGGATTCTGGCCCTTCTGGCCCTCTTCGCCCTGGGCCTCTTCCTGACCCTGCACAACGGATGGCAGGCCCACGCCAGGGAGTGGCTCGGGTTGGTGGTGCGCTGGCTGCACATCATATACGGGATTGCCTGGATTGGGGCCAGCTTCTACTTCATCTTCCTGGAAAACGCCCTGGAGCGCCACGGGGTGCGGGCTGAGCTCTCCGGCAACCTCTGGGCCATCCACGGAGGGGGCATCTACTACCTGGAGAAGTACAAGACCGCCCCCGCCGAGCTGCCCCGGCACCTCCACTGGTTCAAGTGGGACGCCTACCTAACCTGGGTCACGGGGTTCTTGCTCCTGGTCATCGTCTACTACGCCGAACCCAGGGCCATCCTGCTGGCCCCGAACAGCCCCCTCCCCGGCTGGGCAGCCATCCTGATTGCGGTGGGCAGCCTGGCCATTGCCTGGCTGGTCTACGCGGCCCTATGCCGCACCATCCTGCTCTACCGCCCGGCGCTGTTCTTGCTGGTGGGTGGGGCGCTGGTGGCCCTGGCTGCCTACCTGATGGGCCAGGTCTTCAGCGGGCGGGGCACTTTCATGCACATTGGAGCCATGCTGGGCACCATCATGGCCGGCAACGTCTTCTTCGTAATCATCCCCTCGCAAAAGAAGCTGGTGCGGGCCGCGCAGAAAGGCGAGGCGCTGGACCCCGGCTTCGTGGCCTGGGTGCAGCTCCGCTCCCGCCACAACAACTACCTGACCCTGCCGGTGCTCTTTACCATGATTGCCCACCACTTCCCCACCACCTACAGCCACGGGGCCAACTGGCTCATCCTGCTGTTGCTCTTTGGAGCCGGGGTGGCGGTGCGGCACTTTATCAACGTGACCGAGAAGGAGCACAAAAGAACGGTGGTGGAGGGCGGGGCCATGCCTTACCTGCTGGTGCTCGCCGCGGCTTTGGTGCTGGCGGCCTTCTACCTGACCGCCCCTAAGCCCATCCAGGCCACCCAGCCGGTCAGCTTCGCCGAGGTGCAGGCCATCGTGCGCCAGCACTGCCACATGTGCCACGCCGCCAAGCCCACCCAGCCCGGTTTCGCCTCGGCCCCGGGCGGGGTGGCGTTCGACACACCCGAGCAGATCGTGGCCCAAGCCGCCCGAATCAAGCAGACCACGGTGGACACCAACTACATGCCCCTTCTGCTGCCCGGGGTGCCCCCTCTGAGCGAGGAGGACCGAGCCAAGCTGGGGGCCTGGGTAGCCCAGGGCGCCAGAGGACCCTAG
- a CDS encoding ABC transporter ATP-binding protein: MAFIELKDVSLRYENGYLAVEGVSLSIAQGEFAALVGPSGCGKSTLLRVISGLRSPSSGSATVGGRPVGGAATSIGMAFQNPTLMPWRTVLQNILLPLEVSPKHKRLYRQNPRPYVEAARELMASVGLAGFEDARVWELSGGMQQRASLCRALIHQPDILMLDEPFSALDAFTREELWQAMQVLYLNRRPTVILVTHDLREAVYLADVIFTMSARPGRIAHTRRVEFPRPRPLELIYDEAFARTVRELREEIGGMRTQLKGVGA; encoded by the coding sequence ATGGCCTTTATCGAGCTAAAGGACGTCAGCCTGCGCTACGAAAACGGCTATCTGGCGGTGGAGGGGGTTAGCCTCTCGATCGCCCAGGGCGAGTTTGCAGCCCTGGTGGGACCCTCGGGCTGCGGCAAGTCCACGCTGCTCAGGGTCATCTCAGGCCTGCGGTCACCCAGCAGCGGCAGCGCCACCGTCGGTGGCCGGCCTGTGGGAGGCGCTGCGACCAGCATCGGTATGGCCTTCCAAAACCCCACCCTGATGCCCTGGCGCACCGTCTTGCAAAACATCCTGCTGCCCCTCGAGGTCTCCCCCAAGCACAAAAGGCTCTACCGGCAAAACCCCAGGCCCTACGTCGAGGCAGCCCGCGAGCTCATGGCCTCGGTGGGGCTGGCGGGCTTCGAGGACGCACGCGTGTGGGAGCTATCGGGTGGGATGCAGCAGCGGGCCAGCCTGTGCCGGGCCCTCATCCACCAACCCGATATCCTGATGCTGGACGAGCCCTTCTCGGCGCTGGATGCCTTCACCCGCGAGGAGCTGTGGCAGGCCATGCAGGTGCTGTACCTGAACCGCAGGCCCACGGTAATCCTGGTGACCCACGACCTGCGCGAAGCGGTCTACCTCGCCGACGTCATCTTCACCATGAGCGCCCGCCCAGGCCGCATCGCCCACACCCGCCGGGTGGAGTTCCCCAGGCCCAGGCCCCTCGAGCTCATCTATGATGAGGCCTTCGCCCGCACCGTGCGGGAGCTAAGAGAGGAGATCGGCGGGATGCGCACCCAGCTCAAGGGGGTGGGGGCGTGA
- a CDS encoding allantoate amidohydrolase, which translates to MAHPEALAQKVLERCRTLAQFSEEEGRLTRTFLSPPVRAVHQALRGWMEALGMAVRVDALGNLIGRYPGPHPEAPLFLLGSHIDTVRDAGPYDGVLGVLLALALVEGLEGRRLPLALEVIAFSEEEGVRFGVPFLGSRAVAGQFPAGLLALKDAEGRTVAEAIRAFGLDPGAIPQAAYPPGRVRGYLEFHIEQGPVLETLGCPLGVVEAIAGQSRLELAFQGQANHAGTTPMALRKDALAGAAEWMGLVEREAQATPGLVATVGSIAALPGVANVIPGEVRLSLDVRHAQDPVRTQAVARLLRHAQQVAERRGLGLEHRTLHEQPAVPTDPALSEALARAVAASGYPVHRMVSGAGHDAMVMASLCPTALLFLRSPGGLSHHPGESVHLEDVEAAVRVGLSFLGGLCST; encoded by the coding sequence ATGGCCCATCCCGAGGCCCTGGCGCAGAAAGTCCTCGAGCGCTGCCGCACCCTGGCCCAGTTTTCCGAGGAGGAGGGCCGCCTCACGCGCACCTTCCTCTCCCCGCCGGTGCGGGCCGTGCACCAGGCCCTGAGGGGCTGGATGGAGGCCCTGGGCATGGCGGTGCGGGTGGACGCGTTGGGCAACCTGATTGGACGCTACCCGGGCCCGCACCCGGAGGCCCCCCTCTTCCTGCTGGGCTCGCACATCGACACCGTGCGCGACGCAGGGCCTTACGACGGGGTGTTGGGGGTCCTGCTGGCGCTGGCCCTGGTGGAGGGGCTGGAGGGCCGGAGACTGCCCCTGGCCCTGGAGGTCATCGCCTTCTCCGAGGAGGAGGGGGTGCGCTTTGGGGTGCCCTTCCTGGGCAGCCGGGCCGTGGCCGGCCAGTTCCCGGCCGGGCTGCTGGCCCTGAAGGACGCGGAGGGCCGGACGGTGGCGGAGGCCATACGGGCCTTCGGCCTGGACCCCGGGGCCATCCCTCAGGCCGCCTACCCCCCGGGCCGGGTGAGGGGTTACCTGGAGTTCCACATCGAGCAGGGGCCGGTGCTGGAGACGCTGGGCTGCCCTTTGGGGGTGGTGGAGGCCATCGCGGGCCAGAGCCGGCTCGAGCTGGCCTTCCAGGGCCAGGCCAACCACGCCGGCACCACCCCTATGGCCCTGCGCAAGGACGCCCTGGCCGGGGCGGCCGAGTGGATGGGCCTGGTGGAGCGCGAGGCCCAGGCCACGCCCGGCCTGGTGGCCACGGTGGGGAGCATCGCCGCCCTGCCGGGGGTGGCCAACGTAATCCCCGGCGAGGTGCGCCTCAGCCTGGACGTGCGCCACGCCCAGGACCCGGTGCGCACCCAGGCCGTGGCCCGCCTGCTAAGGCACGCCCAGCAGGTGGCGGAGCGGCGGGGGCTCGGGCTCGAGCACCGCACCCTGCACGAGCAGCCCGCCGTGCCCACCGACCCTGCGCTCAGCGAAGCCCTGGCCCGGGCCGTGGCCGCCTCGGGCTACCCGGTCCACCGCATGGTCTCGGGGGCCGGGCACGATGCCATGGTGATGGCCTCGCTCTGCCCCACCGCCCTCCTCTTCCTGCGCAGCCCGGGGGGGCTCTCGCACCACCCCGGGGAGTCGGTCCACCTGGAGGACGTGGAGGCGGCCGTAAGGGTGGGGCTATCCTTCCTGGGGGGCTTATGCTCGACCTGA
- a CDS encoding ABC transporter permease: MNRDALVAGLAAVGLFLLWELGVRIFQVPSFVLPPPSQALQSLLPVWGVVMGHAWQTLWTTLAGFGLAVAAGALLGVAVGTSKPLNLALYPLLVGFNSVPKAALVPVLVLWFGIGTVPAILTAFLISFFPIVVNVATGLASVPPELREVLRVLGASRLEAFTRVSLPFSLPYFFASLKVAITLAFVGAVISEIAASQKGIGYLMTSASSQFNVPLVFGGLLIIAAMGIALYAVFAFFERRMVGWAYRSQNV, encoded by the coding sequence GTGAACCGGGATGCCCTGGTGGCCGGGCTGGCCGCGGTAGGGCTCTTCCTCCTTTGGGAGCTGGGGGTGCGAATTTTCCAGGTCCCAAGCTTCGTGCTGCCCCCGCCCTCGCAGGCCCTGCAGTCCCTCCTCCCGGTCTGGGGGGTGGTGATGGGCCACGCCTGGCAGACCCTCTGGACCACCCTGGCGGGGTTCGGGCTGGCGGTGGCGGCAGGGGCGCTGCTGGGGGTCGCGGTGGGCACCTCGAAGCCCCTCAACCTGGCCCTCTACCCCCTGCTGGTAGGGTTCAACAGCGTGCCCAAGGCCGCTTTGGTCCCCGTGCTGGTGCTCTGGTTTGGCATCGGCACCGTTCCGGCCATCCTGACCGCCTTCCTCATCTCCTTCTTCCCCATCGTGGTGAACGTGGCCACCGGGCTGGCCTCCGTTCCCCCGGAGCTGCGGGAGGTACTCAGGGTCCTGGGGGCGAGCCGCCTGGAGGCCTTCACCCGGGTCTCCCTCCCCTTCTCCTTGCCCTACTTCTTCGCCTCGCTCAAGGTGGCCATCACCCTGGCCTTCGTGGGGGCGGTCATCTCGGAAATAGCTGCCTCGCAAAAGGGCATCGGCTACCTGATGACCTCGGCCAGCTCGCAGTTCAACGTGCCCTTGGTCTTCGGAGGGCTGCTGATAATCGCGGCCATGGGCATCGCACTCTACGCGGTCTTCGCCTTCTTCGAGCGCCGGATGGTGGGCTGGGCCTACCGCAGCCAGAACGTATGA
- a CDS encoding ABC transporter substrate-binding protein has protein sequence MWTRGLLAALFLVSLGLAQPRTNVRFTLDFAFQGPTAPFLLALDKGYYAAEGLNVSIDRGFGSADAISKVAAGNYDMGFADFNTLIEFNTRNPNNQLLAVFMVYNTTPAAVFTLKGRGIARPTDLAGKTLAAPVGDAGRRLFPVFAEAVGLEASRVNFINVDVPLREPALARGQADGITGFYFTSFLNLRNLGVRPEDMVIFRYGDYTQDLYGNAVVVRRDFAQANPQAVAAFLRALVKGFKDVVANPDEGIAAVRRRDGLINEALERERLLLALNTHVLTPDSRAFGLGSVRRERVERNIRAVAKAFELPATLRVEQVWSDRFLPPLAERRVSGPAR, from the coding sequence ATGTGGACTCGAGGCTTGCTCGCTGCTTTATTCCTAGTCAGCCTGGGCCTGGCCCAGCCCCGCACCAACGTGCGCTTCACCCTGGACTTCGCCTTCCAGGGGCCCACCGCCCCCTTCCTCCTCGCACTGGACAAGGGCTACTACGCCGCTGAGGGGCTCAACGTGAGCATCGACCGCGGCTTCGGCTCGGCCGACGCCATCAGCAAGGTGGCCGCTGGCAACTACGACATGGGTTTTGCCGACTTCAACACCCTCATCGAGTTCAACACCCGCAACCCCAACAACCAGCTTTTGGCGGTCTTCATGGTCTACAACACCACCCCAGCCGCGGTCTTCACCCTCAAGGGCAGGGGCATCGCCCGGCCCACCGACCTGGCCGGCAAGACCCTGGCCGCCCCTGTGGGGGACGCGGGGCGCCGGCTTTTTCCGGTCTTCGCCGAGGCGGTGGGGCTCGAGGCCAGCAGGGTGAACTTCATCAACGTGGACGTGCCCCTGCGGGAGCCCGCCCTAGCCCGCGGCCAGGCCGACGGCATCACCGGCTTCTACTTCACCTCCTTCCTGAACCTGCGCAACCTAGGGGTAAGGCCCGAGGACATGGTCATCTTCCGCTACGGCGACTACACCCAGGACCTCTACGGCAACGCGGTGGTGGTGCGCCGCGACTTCGCCCAGGCCAACCCCCAGGCGGTCGCCGCCTTTCTGCGCGCCTTGGTAAAAGGCTTCAAGGACGTGGTCGCCAACCCCGACGAGGGCATCGCCGCGGTTAGGCGGCGCGACGGCCTTATCAACGAGGCGCTGGAGCGGGAGCGGCTTTTGCTGGCCCTGAACACCCATGTCCTCACCCCGGATAGCCGGGCCTTCGGGCTGGGCTCGGTGCGGCGGGAGCGGGTGGAGCGCAACATCCGCGCGGTGGCCAAGGCCTTCGAGCTGCCCGCCACCCTCCGAGTGGAACAGGTCTGGAGCGACCGCTTCTTACCCCCCCTGGCCGAGCGACGGGTGAGCGGACCGGCGCGCTAG